From the genome of Primulina eburnea isolate SZY01 chromosome 12, ASM2296580v1, whole genome shotgun sequence, one region includes:
- the LOC140808036 gene encoding DNA repair RAD52-like protein 2, chloroplastic, protein MALPTPKLFLLPSELPMLLRHAPTHLNFRISAVSGGNSSSGKKGSAAPAPSSNYVVPLDKSSSITRPLAEILRDLNKRIPDNIINTQDHQSTFIPWYQANRMLSFYAPGWCGEIRDVIFSENGSVTVVYRVTVRGSDGEAHRESTGTVSADDGSSTDLVAKAEEIAFCRACARFGLGLYLYHDV, encoded by the exons ATGGCCCTCCCAACCCCTAAACTCTTTCTCCTCCCGTCGGAGCTGCCGATGCTGCTCCGCCACGCCCCTACCCACCTCAATTTTCGTATTTCAGCCGTCTCCGGCGGCAATAGCAGCAGCGGTAAGAAGGGGAGTGCCGCCCCCGCCCCGAGTTCAAATTACGTTGTGCCTCTGGACAAGTCTTCCAGCATCACTCGCCCCCTCGCCGAGATTCTACGTGACCTCAACAAGAGGATCCCCGACAATATCATCAACACTCAGGATCATCAATCCACCTTCATTCCCTG GTACCAGGCGAATCGTATGCTCAGTTTTTATGCTCCAG GTTGGTGTGGAGAAAttcgcgatgttatattttcGGAGAATGGAAGCGTCACAGTGGTTTACCGTGTCACTGTACGAGGTTCGGATGGAGAG GCACATCGGGAATCGACTGGGACCGTATCAGCAGACGATGGCAGTTCGACAGATCTTGTTGCCAAAGCGGAGGAAATAGCTTTTTGCAGAGCTTGTGCTCGGTTTGGGCTTGGCTTATATCTTTATCATGATGTTTAG
- the LOC140808126 gene encoding uncharacterized protein, which yields MLSELCVRPRHWQLTSLSLSYAHGSAYDRTPAQPFPDRIDHSINTHPHRCGASSVWHAIIPSVWRQRRRRTAAFDGYENEALRRCEGSWNVAWDARPARWLHHPDLVWLIFGVCTGLATPLPDSTADSDSIADFDDDVVVSDTPECGRSNYRVTGVAADGRCLFRAIAHMSCLIDGENIPDENRQTELADELRAQVVEELLKRRKEVQWFIEEDFDVYVKRIQQPYVWGGEPELLMSSHVLRKPISVFMAEKSTGDLIKIADYGEQYKKDEENPINVLFHGYGHYDILEALSVSRPKEEA from the exons ATGCTCAGTGAACTCTGCGTGCGCCCCAGGCATTGGCAGCTGACGTCACTCTCCTTATCATACGCCCACGGCTCGGCGTATGATAGGACTCCTGCGCAGCCGTTTCCCGATCGGATAGACCACTCGATCAACACCCACCCCCACCGCTGTGGCGCCTCTTCGGTATGGCATGCGATCATCCCTTCTGTATGGAGGCAGAGGAGGCGGAGAACGGCGGCATTCGATGGGTACGAGAACGAGGCTCTGAGGAGGTGCGAGGGGTCGTGGAACGTCGCGTGGGACGCTAGGCCTGCGAGGTGGCTCCACCATCCAGACTTGGTCTGGCTCATTTTCGGTGTCTGCACGGGCTTAGCCACGCCCCTGCCAGATTCGACCGCAGATTCAGATTCAATCGCTGACTTTGATGATGATGTAGTGGTTTCTGATACACCTGAATGCGGGCGTTCTAATTACAGGGTCACAG GAGTGGCGGCTGATGGGAGGTGTTTGTTTAGAGCAATTGCACACATGTCATGCTTGATAGATGGAGAAAATATTCCTGATGAAAATCGTCAAACGGAGCTTGCTGATGAATTAAGAGCACAA GTTGTTGAAGAGCTGTTAAAGAGAAGAAAAGAAGTACAGTG GTTCATCGAAGAAGATTTTGATGTGTATGTAAAAAGAATTCAGCAGCCTTATGTGTGGGGTGGAGAACCCGAGTTGCTCATGTCTTCACATGTGCTTAG GAAGCCCATTTCAGTCTTCATGGCAGAGAAAAGCACCGGTGACTTGATCAAAATTGCAGATTACGGTGAACAATATAAGAAAGATGAAGAAAATCCCATTAATGTTTTGTTTCATGGCTATGGTCATTATGATATATTGGAGGCCTTATCCGTTTCAAGACCAAAAGAGGAGGCGTAG
- the LOC140806632 gene encoding uncharacterized protein, producing the protein MDTVRALLYVGGYVIIEDGRVGYSIPATRPIKISRSTTFSQLVNYVHRKLEIDPSKFCIRMSTKYCYSSSARYIEEHVYITDDDSLQFMFELPTLDCMYLYVDSSPVLQNVSDYDFDAVMPVITQGLGTIGLNEAGPSMYHVDEQSAHTYSGIDTGPWDHHITAHTEEDYAWGMNTRREWDFTSGDWDHHITGLSGVDVAWGSTRTGQLELNSWADEDNTTNVRHFDNSTVDANIPTPITEYMPEQDDLFGDSSHHVRNSDDDLYATSSDGEDDHHVENANEGTLTRVLMSGATVTENIPIAPEQHLRDIPQFFNEVYDEQIPDSFGIPSASRTNFYNPERPKLGVKMVFKSKNDLISSVKDFSVRVLRREYIVVQSSPTIWKVKCKNWSEGGNCGWGLRASFKKSLGYFMITKYGDDHTCMSTQVGIDHHNLDVNMIASTLLGIVRCDPAYEIKYVRESIKEKYGYDISYDKAWQGLKRAVEVVYGTWESSVTLLPKYMGALSKYNPGTVVEWKHLRPNDHPHKVLNFVFWAFRPCIDGFRHCRNVISVDGTHMYTKYKHKLLIAVTLDANNQILPLAFALVDEENYESWHWFLGNVARHVTRGCSGVCLISDRHAGITSAVQNLPDFKPPRGVHRFCLRHVRSNFNSKFKNIHLKDLCWEAGVQHQVAKFNATMEAIRTKNAAAFTYLSNIQKEKWPLAHDGGWRRGIMTTNMSECTNGVLKGVRRLPITAIVEMTLQRCVHYFIQRRARSDKMLEKNQPWTDYAYSKFDIWSKKSIEHRVVKFDQRDKTASVATGGRPGRQHHVQAVNISTRECTCGKFTIFGIPCSHVICAAKWFGLNPAQLVQPWFTLSEYVKTYDGRFYPIHDEQYWDELHSNYNTMVFVDKGGRLVEIARHA; encoded by the coding sequence ATGGATACTGTGAGAGCCTTACTGTACGTAGGTGGCTATGTCATTATTGAAGATGGTAGGGTTGGATATAGTATCCCCGCGACAAGGCCCATTAAAATCTCTCGGTCTACTACATTTTCTCAATTGGTGAATTATGTGCATCGCAAGTTGGAGATCGACCCATCAAAATTCTGCATCAGGATGTCAACGAAATATTGTTATAGCTCGTCGGCTCGTTACATTGAAGAGCATGTCTATATCACAGATGATGATAGTCTACAATTTATGTTTGAGTTGCCGACACTGGATTGCATGTACTTGTATGTTGATTCATCGCCAGTGTTACAGAACGTAAGTGATTACGATTTTGATGCAGTCATGCCAGTAATAACGCAAGGTTTGGGAACAATAGGTTTGAATGAAGCGGGACCTTCTATGTATCACGTCGATGAACAGTCAGCTCATACATACTCTGGGATCGACACTGGTCCTTGGGATCACCATATCACGGCTCACACTGAAGAAGATTATGCATGGGGGATGAATACAAGACGAGAATGGGATTTTACTTCAGGGGATTGGGATCATCATATCACGGGTCTATCAGGAGTTGATGTCGCATGGGGTTCTACTAGAACAGGCCAATTGGAATTAAATTCATGGGCTGATGAGGATAATACCACAAATGTTAGACATTTTGATAATTCTACTGTGGATGCAAATATTCCAACCCCAATTACAGAATACATGCCTGAGCAAGATGATTTATTTGGGGACAGTTCGCATCATGTCAGGAATAGCGATGATGATTTGTATGCTACATCAAGTGACGGAGAAGATGATCATCATGTTGAAAATGCAAATGAAGGGACATTGACGCGTGTGTTAATGTCTGGAGCAACAGTGACAGAGAACATTCCTATTGCACCTGAGCAACATTTACGTGATATTCCCCAATTTTTCAATGAAGTCTACGACGAACAAATTCCAGATTCATTTGGTATTCCTTCTGCATCTCGAACAAACTTTTACAATCCTGAAAGGCCAAAGCTCGGTGTCAAAATGGTATTTAAGAGCAAAAACGATTTAATATCTTCAGTGAAGGATTTTTCAGTTCGGGTTTTGAGACGTGAATATATCGTTGTCCAAAGTTCTCCGACAATTTGGAAGGTCAAATGCAAGAACTGGTCCGAAGGTGGCAATTGTGGGTGGGGACTTCGAGCATCGTTCAAAAAAAGTTTAGGCTACTTCATGATCACGAAATATGGTGATGATCACACATGCATGTCTACCCAAGTCGGTATAGATCACCACAACCTTGACGTAAACATGATAGCCAGTACACTTTTGGGAATCGTGCGTTGTGATCCTGCATACGAAATCAAATATGTGCGAGAAagtattaaagaaaaatatgggTATGATATATCGTATGATAAGGCATGGCAGGGTTTGAAACGCGCGGTGGAGGTAGTCTATGGCACATGGGAAAGCTCTGTAACTTTGCTTCCTAAATATATGGGAGCTTTGTCGAAGTACAATCCAGGAACTGTTGTAGAATGGAAGCATCTTCGACCTAATGACCATCCACATAAAGTCTTGAACTTTGTGTTTTGGGCATTCAGACCATGTATAGATGGTTTTCGACATTGTCGCAACGTAATCAGTGTAGACGGTACCCATATGTACACCAAATATAAACACAAACTACTCATTGCAGTAACATTGGATGCCAATAACCAGATTTTGCCGTTAGCCTTTGCGCTTGTTGATGAAGAAAATTACGAGTCTTGGCATTGGTTCCTCGGTAATGTTGCACGACATGTTACCAGAGGGTGTAGTGGTGTGTGCCTTATATCTGATAGACATGCGGGTATAACAAGTGCAGTTCAAAATCTCCCTGACTTCAAGCCTCCTCGTGGTGTTCATCGTTTCTGTTTGAGGCATGTTCGCTCTAATTTCAACAGCAAGTTCAAAAACATTCATTTAAAAGACTTATGTTGGGAAGCAGGGGTACAACACCAAGTAGCAAAATTTAATGCGACAATGGAGGCAATTAGGACAAAGAATGCAGCAGCTTTCACGTATTTGTCAAacattcaaaaagaaaaatggCCATTGGCTCATGATGGTGGATGGAGACGAGGGATAATGACGACGAACATGTCTGAGTGTACTAATGGTGTGTTGAAAGGGGTGCGACGTCTTCCAATAACTGCAATAGTGGAGATGACCTTACAGCGTTGCGTACACTATTTCATTCAACGGCGAGCGCGAAGTGATAAGATGTTGGAAAAAAATCAACCATGGACCGACTATGCATACTCTAAATTTGATATTTGGTCAAAAAAGTCAATTGAACATCGAGTAGTAAAATTTGACCAAAGGGATAAAACAGCATCCGTCGCGACAGGAGGAAGACCGGGTCGTCAACATCACGTACAAGCTGTGAACATTTCTACGCGTGAATGCACTTGTGGTAAATTCACAATTTTTGGAATTCCTTGTTCACATGTTATATGTGCAGCGAAATGGTTTGGTTTGAATCCCGCACAACTTGTACAACCATGGTTTACATTGAGCGAATACGTGAAAACATACGATGGAAGATTCTACCCTATTCATGATGAACAATATTGGGATGAACTACATTCCAATTACAACACAATGGTGTTCGTCGACAAAGGAGGCAGGCTGGTAGAGATCGCACGACACGCATAA